From Chthonomonas sp., the proteins below share one genomic window:
- the fliM gene encoding flagellar motor switch protein FliM, with product MSDILSQAEIEALLSSLSDDSPAPDAGNGPAANLASSLLDQGGNRLAKNGVNSFGGANRKLAPISYELYDFRRSDKFSKDQLKTLQILHETFARLAATSLSGYLRTAVSIELVSLEQIPYEEYSRSINQSVFTILSMPPLTGQAVLEVEFNLVFSMIDKLLGGPGKGINRRVLTDIEKPLVRQMIEKLFVGLKNAWEGVVIVNPGIEAMETSSQFVQICPPNDVVVTILFEVKIGKSRGAMSICIPYLLLKPITTKLSAQKWFVNTSRKQSSAARRILTTQVQRSQVPCRIELGKTKLSMQDFVNLRIGDTLVLNRRSEDQLPFIIGDVPKFEGRPNMHNNHIIFSILNTVEPD from the coding sequence ATGTCAGACATTCTTAGTCAAGCGGAAATCGAAGCGTTGTTGTCCTCGTTGTCGGATGACAGTCCGGCTCCCGACGCGGGCAATGGCCCGGCGGCGAACCTCGCTTCCTCGCTTTTGGACCAAGGCGGAAACCGCCTCGCCAAAAACGGGGTCAACTCGTTTGGTGGCGCCAACCGTAAGCTGGCCCCGATTTCGTACGAACTGTACGACTTCCGACGGTCGGACAAGTTCAGCAAAGACCAGCTGAAGACGCTGCAAATTCTGCACGAAACCTTCGCTCGTCTGGCCGCGACTTCTCTCTCGGGTTACTTGCGCACGGCGGTCAGCATCGAACTGGTTTCGCTGGAGCAGATTCCCTACGAAGAATATTCGCGCAGCATCAACCAATCCGTTTTCACGATTCTCTCCATGCCTCCGCTCACCGGCCAAGCCGTGCTCGAAGTGGAGTTCAACCTCGTGTTCAGCATGATTGACAAGCTGCTCGGCGGCCCCGGCAAGGGCATCAATCGCCGCGTGCTCACGGACATTGAAAAGCCGCTGGTGCGGCAGATGATCGAAAAGCTGTTCGTCGGTTTGAAGAACGCCTGGGAAGGGGTGGTCATTGTCAACCCCGGCATTGAAGCGATGGAAACGTCGAGTCAGTTTGTGCAAATCTGCCCGCCCAACGACGTCGTCGTCACCATCTTGTTCGAGGTGAAGATCGGCAAATCGCGCGGCGCGATGAGCATCTGTATTCCCTACTTGCTGCTCAAGCCGATTACGACCAAGCTCAGCGCCCAGAAGTGGTTTGTCAACACGAGCCGCAAGCAGTCGTCGGCGGCCCGCCGCATTCTCACCACGCAGGTGCAGCGCTCGCAGGTGCCTTGCCGCATCGAACTTGGCAAAACCAAGCTCAGCATGCAGGATTTTGTGAACCTTAGAATTGGCGACACGCTGGTGCTCAACCGGCGATCGGAAGACCAATTGCCCTTTATCATCGGCGACGTTCCCAAGTTTGAAGGTCGCCCCAACATGCACAACAACCACATCATTTTCTCGATTCTCAATACCGTTGAACCCGATTAA
- the fliN gene encoding flagellar motor switch protein FliN — translation MANITHELVDKLSTIQQQIWQTVGLKVSEASDLLVGFNSPLTLTTATSDVFAELSSPHLIIQFSMADNPNHPSVLLMDGDSFAAFAAYLKGEKVFDVDENLISDVRPGLEAMVQGICLAIGSMKNEPVVATGLAIRYQIFNAPPNMQKAQELVRVNVAISGDELSGTAVWLVDVETAHNILGLEYQDEEEAETTQIGSASAISNGRDDMSSLELLLDIPLEISVELGRIKMLVKDVLDLGTGSIVEIDKAAGEPMDILVNGRLVARGEVVVIEDNFGVRITEILTPQERLMKLNEVA, via the coding sequence ATGGCAAACATCACGCACGAACTCGTCGATAAGCTGAGCACGATTCAGCAGCAGATTTGGCAAACCGTCGGCCTTAAGGTCAGCGAGGCGTCCGACCTTTTGGTTGGCTTCAACTCGCCCCTGACCCTGACCACGGCGACCTCGGACGTGTTTGCCGAGCTCAGTAGCCCGCACTTGATCATCCAATTCAGCATGGCGGACAACCCGAATCACCCGTCGGTGCTGCTGATGGATGGCGACTCGTTCGCCGCCTTTGCCGCCTACCTCAAGGGCGAAAAGGTGTTCGACGTTGACGAGAACCTGATCTCCGACGTCCGCCCCGGCCTGGAAGCGATGGTGCAAGGCATCTGTCTGGCCATCGGCTCCATGAAGAACGAGCCGGTCGTGGCGACTGGTCTTGCGATTCGCTACCAAATTTTCAACGCCCCGCCCAACATGCAAAAAGCGCAGGAACTGGTCCGCGTCAACGTGGCCATCTCCGGCGACGAGCTCAGCGGTACCGCCGTTTGGCTGGTGGACGTGGAAACCGCGCACAACATTTTGGGCCTGGAATACCAGGACGAAGAAGAAGCCGAAACCACGCAGATTGGCTCGGCGTCGGCCATTTCCAACGGTCGCGACGACATGTCCAGCCTTGAGCTGCTGCTCGATATTCCGCTGGAAATCAGCGTGGAACTCGGTCGCATCAAGATGCTCGTGAAGGACGTGCTCGACCTCGGTACCGGCTCGATTGTAGAAATTGACAAGGCGGCCGGCGAGCCGATGGACATTTTGGTGAACGGTCGCCTTGTGGCCCGCGGCGAAGTCGTCGTCATTGAGGACAACTTCGGCGTGCGGATTACCGAAATTCTGACTCCGCAAGAGCGGCTGATGAAGCTCAACGAGGTGGCTTAA
- a CDS encoding S9 family peptidase, with protein MRTLTCLALALLAAGSFAQPVPNELEQMWKREGALKFDNMYPRRSYFGKMGSPNGFSADDRYLAYLWNPYDVRGNDLWLFDTVTKTSKRLTSIEMMAKFDRDAKLAIDFYKKDDERLAKWATLSDAEWRAERQKFKEEQEKKTKPDPSYAGISQVAWANKTNEFLMVFKGDIWRWKLGADMPTRITQTRGMEMRVEYLPDDSGFIFMRGNDVFRIKFGRIGETQINPPVPAGATMTGFSISPDGTQALVTTDRDLAPDRQVDWIVYRDRFAQARKTTRSVSDDKFNSETVFYLFDITDEGLSRVDDEIKPYEIYKWGGGEEWEYVSLAQNPWSPDGANFVFATFKRDKKEFKVREADLKRKKVRVVYEGTSNGEHQTPMYSQPFYSGDGKDIIVMLDKSGWRQVHVLERVRGAERALTTGNFETQPLTLSADKKAIIVQSSKESLARRDIYRIELADGKWTRLSKQDGEFSPPIISRKSDKAAGMFQSWTSMRELNYLGDGQQVPITASNKKEEFSKNLVLKPELFKFKNRHGQEISGFMFLPPAMERTPVKRPLFIYVYGGPLGDSNTVSDGNFGSSEFMFNQYLAANLGYITCAIDPRGTTGYSAEHGRANFENPGTAQTEDLVDCVKFMQSKYNVDSTRVGLTGWSFGGYQTQHAMYNAPDVFTLGIAGAGPTEWQNYNTWYTGGVIGNTPNADGNYLDKFSLTNMAKNLKSPLMLLHGIEDTNVLFQDTVKVYRRLLQAGKGPLVELSLDPTGAHGMGGDMDTRDRHMIYLSFLLRRWGWVQG; from the coding sequence ATGCGAACTCTCACTTGTCTCGCCCTCGCGCTGCTCGCGGCCGGGTCATTCGCCCAACCGGTTCCAAACGAACTGGAGCAGATGTGGAAGAGGGAAGGCGCCCTCAAATTCGACAACATGTATCCTCGCCGAAGCTACTTCGGCAAAATGGGCTCGCCCAACGGATTTAGCGCCGACGACCGCTACCTGGCGTACCTTTGGAATCCGTACGATGTGCGGGGCAACGACCTCTGGCTCTTCGACACGGTGACCAAAACCAGCAAGCGGTTGACCAGCATCGAGATGATGGCCAAGTTCGATCGCGACGCCAAGCTCGCGATTGATTTCTACAAAAAGGACGATGAGCGGCTGGCCAAGTGGGCGACCCTGAGCGATGCCGAGTGGCGCGCCGAACGACAGAAGTTCAAAGAAGAGCAGGAAAAGAAAACCAAGCCCGACCCCAGCTACGCGGGCATCAGCCAAGTTGCTTGGGCCAACAAGACCAACGAGTTCTTGATGGTCTTTAAGGGCGACATTTGGCGCTGGAAGCTCGGCGCAGACATGCCAACCCGTATCACGCAGACCCGCGGCATGGAGATGCGCGTGGAGTATTTGCCGGACGATTCGGGCTTTATCTTCATGCGGGGCAACGACGTGTTCCGCATCAAGTTTGGCCGCATCGGCGAAACGCAAATCAATCCGCCGGTGCCCGCCGGCGCGACGATGACCGGCTTCTCGATCTCGCCCGACGGTACGCAGGCGTTGGTGACCACCGACCGCGACCTCGCGCCGGATCGCCAAGTGGACTGGATTGTCTATCGCGACCGCTTTGCCCAAGCCCGCAAAACGACCCGCTCGGTGAGCGATGACAAGTTCAACAGCGAAACCGTGTTCTATCTCTTTGACATCACCGACGAAGGGCTGAGCCGGGTGGACGACGAGATTAAGCCGTACGAAATCTACAAGTGGGGCGGCGGGGAAGAGTGGGAGTACGTTTCGCTCGCGCAGAACCCGTGGTCGCCGGATGGCGCGAACTTCGTGTTCGCCACGTTTAAGCGCGACAAAAAGGAATTCAAGGTTCGCGAAGCCGACCTCAAGCGCAAGAAAGTGCGCGTGGTTTACGAAGGAACCAGCAACGGTGAGCACCAAACGCCGATGTACTCGCAGCCGTTCTACAGCGGCGACGGCAAGGACATTATCGTGATGCTCGACAAGAGCGGCTGGCGACAAGTCCACGTGCTGGAGCGCGTCCGCGGCGCGGAGCGCGCGCTGACGACGGGCAACTTCGAGACGCAGCCGCTCACCCTGAGCGCCGACAAAAAGGCAATCATCGTACAGTCCAGCAAAGAGAGTCTCGCCCGCCGCGATATCTATCGCATAGAGTTAGCCGACGGAAAATGGACGCGCCTGAGCAAGCAAGATGGCGAGTTCAGCCCGCCCATCATCAGCCGAAAATCGGACAAAGCGGCCGGCATGTTCCAATCGTGGACAAGCATGCGAGAGCTGAACTACCTCGGCGACGGCCAGCAAGTGCCGATCACCGCCAGCAACAAGAAGGAAGAATTCAGCAAGAACTTGGTGCTGAAACCCGAGTTGTTTAAGTTCAAAAATCGGCACGGTCAGGAGATCAGCGGGTTTATGTTCCTGCCTCCGGCCATGGAGCGCACCCCGGTCAAGCGCCCGCTGTTCATTTACGTGTACGGCGGCCCGCTGGGCGATTCGAACACCGTTTCGGATGGCAACTTCGGGAGCAGCGAGTTCATGTTCAATCAATATCTGGCGGCGAACCTGGGCTACATCACCTGCGCGATTGACCCGCGCGGCACCACCGGCTACAGCGCCGAACATGGCCGCGCCAACTTCGAGAATCCCGGCACCGCTCAAACCGAGGACCTCGTAGATTGCGTTAAGTTCATGCAGTCGAAGTACAACGTGGACTCCACACGCGTGGGGTTGACCGGATGGAGCTTTGGCGGCTACCAAACTCAGCACGCCATGTATAACGCGCCCGACGTGTTTACGCTCGGCATTGCCGGAGCGGGGCCAACCGAGTGGCAAAACTACAACACGTGGTACACGGGCGGCGTCATTGGCAACACCCCCAATGCCGACGGCAACTATCTGGACAAGTTCTCGCTGACGAACATGGCGAAAAACCTCAAGAGCCCGCTGATGCTGCTCCACGGCATCGAGGACACGAACGTGCTGTTCCAAGACACGGTCAAGGTCTATCGCCGACTGTTGCAAGCGGGCAAGGGGCCGCTTGTGGAGCTTTCGCTCGACCCGACCGGCGCCCATGGAATGGGCGGCGACATGGACACGCGCGACCGCCACATGATCTATCTGAGCTTCCTGCTCCGTCGCTGGGGTTGGGTTCAGGGCTAA
- the fliP gene encoding flagellar type III secretion system pore protein FliP (The bacterial flagellar biogenesis protein FliP forms a type III secretion system (T3SS)-type pore required for flagellar assembly.) — protein MKKVVALLGSMIASSARRRLLFTILILGVLAAGSAQTALPLPNVQITPGGKTEVSSSLQILALLTVLSLAPALMMLTTAFTRIVIILSMTRTAIGAQNIPPTQVLVGLSLFLTFYVMGPTFTKVNDAALQPYLKKTVTAEVALERAQKPLREFMLKNTYKSDLKMFLDMRKEKATATDVSMTSLIPAFVISELKTAFLIGFYIFIPFIIIDLIVASILMSMGMMMMPPAVVSLPAKLLVFILADGWSVIVRAILSGYI, from the coding sequence ATGAAAAAAGTTGTCGCGCTCCTCGGGAGCATGATCGCCAGCTCAGCTCGGCGAAGGCTGTTGTTCACGATCCTGATTTTGGGCGTGCTCGCCGCGGGATCGGCGCAAACTGCGCTGCCGCTTCCGAACGTGCAGATTACGCCGGGTGGCAAAACCGAGGTCAGCAGCTCGCTGCAGATCCTCGCGCTGCTCACGGTGCTCAGTTTGGCGCCCGCGCTGATGATGCTCACGACCGCGTTTACGCGCATCGTCATCATTCTCAGCATGACGCGCACCGCGATTGGCGCGCAGAACATCCCGCCCACGCAGGTGCTGGTGGGGCTGAGTTTGTTCCTGACCTTTTACGTGATGGGGCCGACGTTCACCAAGGTGAATGACGCCGCGCTGCAGCCGTATCTCAAAAAGACCGTGACCGCCGAAGTTGCGCTCGAACGAGCGCAAAAGCCGCTACGCGAGTTCATGCTCAAGAACACCTACAAGAGCGACCTCAAGATGTTCCTGGACATGCGCAAGGAGAAGGCGACCGCCACCGATGTGAGCATGACTTCGCTCATCCCGGCGTTTGTCATTAGCGAGCTCAAAACGGCGTTCCTCATTGGGTTTTACATCTTCATTCCGTTCATCATCATCGACCTGATCGTCGCGAGCATCCTCATGAGCATGGGGATGATGATGATGCCGCCCGCCGTGGTTTCGTTACCGGCAAAGCTGCTCGTCTTCATCCTCGCCGACGGGTGGTCGGTCATCGTCCGCGCGATTCTGTCGGGGTACATCTAA
- a CDS encoding tyrosine-type recombinase/integrase — protein MSENSVAPGMENDVEDFLDEMQHDRGASPHTVAAYRNDLVQALAFFDARGMARWDEISAPLLLDYQASLGELAIATRQRRLSAVRSLVKSLKRQGRLGDFSFPDLPSARKAKIAPQALSIEDLARIMAVPDLTTADGVRDRTLMELIYGGGLRVSEAVGLRLADISRENLAIHVVGKRGKHRWVPVPGVTMDWIDHYVRGARGTLERSPSELLILSNRGLAMRRTTVYLMLQAASKLAGLPNVHPHQLRHTYAVHLLKGGADLRALQELLGHASIATTQVYTQLDNAEVAARYRRAHPRK, from the coding sequence ATGAGCGAAAATAGCGTCGCTCCGGGAATGGAAAACGACGTCGAGGATTTTCTCGACGAGATGCAGCACGACCGCGGCGCGAGCCCGCACACCGTGGCGGCCTACCGCAACGACCTGGTTCAGGCGCTGGCCTTTTTCGACGCGCGCGGCATGGCGCGCTGGGACGAAATCTCCGCGCCGCTGTTGCTGGATTATCAGGCATCGCTGGGCGAACTCGCCATCGCCACGCGGCAGCGACGGCTGAGCGCGGTGCGCTCGCTGGTGAAGTCGCTCAAGCGACAAGGGCGGCTGGGCGACTTTAGCTTCCCCGATTTGCCCTCCGCGCGCAAGGCGAAGATCGCGCCGCAGGCACTCAGCATCGAGGACCTCGCGCGCATTATGGCGGTTCCTGACCTGACCACCGCCGATGGAGTGCGCGACCGTACGCTGATGGAGCTAATCTACGGCGGCGGACTGCGGGTCAGCGAGGCGGTCGGCCTGCGACTGGCCGACATTAGCCGCGAAAACTTGGCGATCCATGTGGTGGGCAAGCGCGGCAAGCACCGCTGGGTGCCCGTGCCAGGCGTGACCATGGACTGGATTGACCACTACGTCCGAGGGGCGCGCGGCACCCTAGAACGCTCACCGAGCGAGCTGCTAATCCTTTCGAATCGGGGGCTCGCGATGCGTCGCACGACGGTGTATTTGATGCTGCAGGCGGCGAGCAAACTGGCCGGGCTACCGAATGTCCATCCGCACCAGCTGCGCCACACGTACGCGGTGCACTTGCTCAAGGGTGGCGCGGACCTGCGCGCCTTGCAGGAGCTTTTGGGCCACGCGAGTATCGCCACGACCCAGGTCTACACTCAGTTGGACAATGCGGAGGTGGCCGCGCGCTATCGCCGCGCCCACCCCCGCAAGTAG
- a CDS encoding fasciclin domain-containing protein, which yields MAAPMESKDIVDTAVEAGSFKTLVKLVKAAGLVDVLKGDGPFTVFAPTDAAFAKVPKHILDKLGKDKNLLKQVLTYHVVAGNVMAKDVVKLKSANTVQGKAVAIAVKHGNVFLNKNTKVVKTDITTSNGTIHVIDSVLLPPGLLK from the coding sequence ATGGCCGCGCCGATGGAATCCAAGGACATCGTGGACACCGCCGTCGAAGCGGGCTCGTTTAAGACCTTGGTCAAGCTGGTCAAGGCCGCCGGTCTGGTGGATGTGCTCAAGGGCGATGGCCCCTTCACCGTGTTCGCTCCGACCGACGCCGCCTTCGCCAAGGTGCCGAAGCACATTCTGGATAAGCTCGGCAAGGACAAGAACTTGCTGAAGCAAGTGCTGACCTACCACGTGGTGGCGGGCAACGTGATGGCCAAGGACGTGGTCAAGTTGAAGAGCGCCAACACGGTCCAAGGCAAGGCGGTGGCGATTGCCGTGAAGCACGGCAACGTGTTCCTCAACAAGAACACCAAGGTGGTGAAGACGGACATCACGACCTCGAACGGCACGATCCACGTCATCGACTCGGTGCTGCTGCCGCCTGGCCTGTTGAAGTAA
- the fliQ gene encoding flagellar biosynthesis protein FliQ produces the protein MQDTGPILEIVRQGMNTALLVSLPILSVALFVGLLVSVFQAVTQIQEMTLTYVPKLVGAGLIIALFGSWMLNVLVSFMRVCFEHAAMVVR, from the coding sequence ATGCAGGACACCGGCCCCATTCTCGAAATCGTTCGGCAAGGCATGAACACCGCCCTGCTGGTGAGCCTGCCGATTTTATCGGTGGCGCTGTTTGTGGGCCTCCTGGTCAGTGTGTTTCAGGCGGTCACCCAGATTCAGGAAATGACCCTGACCTACGTGCCGAAGCTCGTGGGCGCGGGCCTCATCATCGCGCTATTCGGCAGCTGGATGCTCAACGTGCTGGTTTCGTTTATGCGGGTGTGCTTTGAGCACGCCGCCATGGTGGTGCGCTAG
- a CDS encoding phospholipid carrier-dependent glycosyltransferase: MSRRWLAVLIFAVALLLRLFGLGWGLPNSQRVESLHPDEPIVLMVSKQVNPLGGDFEPGFYNYGTLYLSLSRLISTGGEFAPGTDAYRDDLMRGRLINVVAGSGIALLVFLILAKRTSKVGAVIGGLAVAFAPGLVVHSRFMTVDVFATFLVVLALYLADRIGEENTKPMLMVSLAGLASGLAGGTKYNFIIVLLAVFVAIGVSGLANRLRLGLAAFGACIAGFLIGTPGVLLNPSQFRKDLMYEINHVAEGHGLVFAGRPIGFISHLGNLLEAFGGLSLIISVAACGFIAWRMRRDETLRWMLPGLVFAAVYYLLIGRAQVAFLRYVFPIIPVLALGLGWLVAECERVRSAQARLLIGFAMFSIGGFGGGGLAASVKFSAWMAGEDVRDQAGAWLKERTKGETVGLVSDPWFYSPTLYPEIQASRPLFMRGGEQWMLGAKDPAVTRGTTAWAERYDWDPSVIETKPKYIVFSSFEQYDLGRLEQQKVDGFQLQQDRYQAFAKQLEQGYKLVQTFGFGGTTTHDMMYVRPVLFVYERK; this comes from the coding sequence ATGTCCCGCCGCTGGCTTGCCGTCCTCATCTTTGCCGTTGCGTTGCTGCTACGGCTCTTCGGATTGGGCTGGGGTTTGCCGAATAGCCAGCGCGTCGAAAGCCTGCATCCCGACGAGCCGATTGTGCTGATGGTGAGCAAGCAAGTGAATCCGCTGGGCGGCGATTTTGAGCCAGGATTCTACAATTACGGCACGCTTTACCTATCGCTTTCGCGGCTGATTAGCACGGGCGGCGAGTTCGCGCCAGGCACCGACGCGTATCGCGATGACCTCATGCGCGGCCGTCTCATCAACGTGGTGGCGGGGTCGGGAATCGCCCTGCTGGTGTTCCTGATTCTCGCGAAACGGACAAGCAAGGTGGGGGCGGTGATCGGCGGGCTGGCGGTGGCGTTTGCGCCGGGGCTTGTCGTCCACTCGCGGTTCATGACGGTGGACGTGTTTGCAACTTTCTTGGTGGTTCTTGCCCTTTACTTGGCCGATCGTATCGGCGAGGAGAACACCAAACCCATGCTCATGGTGAGTCTGGCCGGGCTGGCGAGCGGCCTCGCCGGAGGCACAAAGTACAACTTTATCATCGTTCTGTTGGCCGTTTTTGTGGCCATCGGGGTTAGCGGGTTGGCGAATCGGCTGCGGCTCGGGTTGGCCGCGTTTGGCGCATGCATCGCGGGCTTCCTCATCGGCACGCCCGGCGTGCTGCTGAATCCCTCGCAGTTCCGCAAAGACCTGATGTACGAAATCAACCACGTCGCCGAAGGGCACGGCCTCGTGTTCGCGGGGCGACCGATTGGGTTTATCTCGCATCTCGGCAATTTGTTGGAGGCGTTCGGGGGTCTCTCGCTCATCATCAGCGTGGCCGCGTGCGGCTTCATCGCGTGGCGGATGCGTCGGGATGAAACCTTGCGCTGGATGTTGCCGGGCCTCGTGTTCGCGGCGGTTTACTATTTGCTGATTGGCCGCGCCCAGGTCGCCTTTTTGCGGTACGTCTTCCCCATCATCCCTGTGCTGGCCCTCGGCTTGGGCTGGCTCGTGGCGGAGTGCGAGCGCGTCCGCTCGGCGCAAGCGCGGCTGCTTATCGGGTTCGCAATGTTTAGCATCGGCGGCTTTGGCGGAGGCGGTCTCGCCGCCTCGGTGAAGTTCTCGGCGTGGATGGCCGGCGAAGATGTGCGCGACCAGGCCGGCGCTTGGCTCAAAGAGCGCACCAAAGGCGAAACCGTGGGCCTGGTCAGCGATCCCTGGTTTTATTCGCCCACGCTCTACCCGGAGATCCAAGCGAGCCGGCCGCTGTTTATGCGCGGCGGCGAGCAGTGGATGCTCGGCGCAAAGGATCCCGCCGTGACTCGCGGCACCACCGCCTGGGCCGAGCGCTACGATTGGGACCCATCGGTGATCGAGACCAAGCCCAAGTACATCGTGTTTTCCAGCTTCGAGCAGTACGATCTGGGCAGGTTGGAGCAGCAAAAGGTGGATGGATTCCAGCTCCAGCAGGATCGCTACCAGGCGTTTGCCAAGCAGTTGGAGCAAGGCTACAAGCTCGTCCAAACTTTTGGGTTCGGCGGAACGACAACCCACGACATGATGTACGTGCGACCCGTCCTCTTTGTGTATGAGCGAAAATAG
- a CDS encoding flagellar biosynthetic protein FliO produces MRGGILVFGLLVAELASAQSVLDSARGELGGKTSTTSGGVPVIQTIFAVLIVIGLLKLVLPRLMPHLAKSKIQTSLGSTIAVEETATLPGGQLMVVKVRGRSLLIGQTTANMTLIADLTAEEATAMQEPAFFELVDKAPGTMPTHAVIPENANVPTPAEQKRAADKLDRLNRLIGR; encoded by the coding sequence ATGCGCGGCGGCATCCTGGTTTTCGGTCTTCTCGTGGCGGAACTCGCATCGGCGCAGTCGGTGCTCGATTCGGCGCGCGGCGAACTGGGCGGTAAGACGTCCACGACTTCGGGCGGCGTGCCCGTCATTCAAACCATCTTTGCGGTGCTGATCGTCATCGGCCTGCTGAAGCTTGTCTTGCCGCGGCTGATGCCGCACTTGGCCAAATCAAAAATTCAAACGAGCCTGGGCAGCACGATCGCGGTGGAAGAAACCGCGACCCTTCCCGGCGGTCAACTCATGGTCGTCAAGGTGCGGGGCCGATCGCTGCTGATTGGGCAAACCACGGCCAACATGACCCTGATTGCCGACCTCACGGCCGAAGAAGCGACGGCGATGCAAGAGCCCGCCTTTTTTGAACTCGTGGACAAAGCGCCCGGCACCATGCCGACTCACGCGGTGATCCCCGAGAACGCAAACGTTCCGACCCCGGCTGAGCAAAAGCGCGCCGCCGACAAGTTGGATCGCCTGAATCGCCTGATTGGACGATGA